Proteins from one Piscinibacter lacus genomic window:
- the hpf gene encoding ribosome hibernation-promoting factor, HPF/YfiA family, producing the protein MNLTISGHHLEVTPSLREYVMTKLDRITRHFDQVVDVAVVLSVEKLKEKERRQKAEVNLHVKGRDIYVESAHADLYAAIDELMDKLDRQVIRHKDRLQDHHHESIKKQPLAGMI; encoded by the coding sequence ATGAATCTGACGATCAGCGGACACCATCTCGAGGTGACCCCGTCCTTGCGTGAATACGTGATGACCAAGCTGGACCGGATCACCCGCCACTTCGACCAGGTGGTCGATGTCGCCGTGGTTCTGAGCGTGGAGAAGCTGAAGGAGAAGGAGCGCCGCCAGAAGGCCGAGGTGAATCTGCATGTGAAGGGCCGCGACATCTACGTCGAGTCCGCCCATGCCGATCTGTACGCCGCGATCGACGAGCTGATGGACAAGCTGGACCGCCAGGTGATCCGCCATAAGGACCGCCTGCAGGACCATCACCATGAATCGATCAAGAAGCAGCCGCTGGCCGGCATGATCTGA
- the corA gene encoding magnesium/cobalt transporter CorA, translated as MLNVFTLAHGRLFQEEIESAEALSHVEPVWVDLENPTPEEKGWIAGRFGLVIPENIVDDDLEESARFYEDDEGQLHLRTDFLLDDDEERGSRNVRVAFILHRKVLFSVHAEDLPVFRLLRLRARRIPALIEDAKDVLLKLYDADTEYSADALEGVYDALESVSQRVLRSSVNDEAAAEALAAIARQEDLNSRIRRNVMDTRRAISFMMRSRMLGAEQFEEARQILRDIDSLDSHTAFLFDKINFLMDATVGFININQNKIIKIFSVASVAFLPPTLIASIYGMNFKVLPELDWSLGYPWALGLMLASAIAPFLYFKKRGWLG; from the coding sequence ATGCTGAACGTCTTCACGCTGGCCCACGGCCGGCTGTTCCAGGAAGAGATCGAAAGCGCCGAGGCGCTGTCCCATGTCGAGCCCGTCTGGGTCGATCTGGAGAACCCGACGCCCGAGGAAAAGGGCTGGATCGCCGGCCGCTTCGGTCTGGTCATTCCCGAGAACATTGTCGACGACGACCTGGAAGAGTCGGCCCGCTTCTACGAGGACGACGAGGGCCAGCTCCATCTGCGGACGGACTTCCTGCTCGACGACGACGAGGAGCGCGGCTCGCGCAATGTCCGCGTCGCCTTCATCCTGCACCGCAAGGTGCTGTTCTCCGTCCATGCCGAGGACCTGCCGGTCTTCCGCCTGCTGCGCCTGCGCGCGCGCCGCATCCCGGCGCTGATCGAGGACGCGAAGGACGTGCTGCTCAAGCTCTACGACGCCGACACCGAGTACTCGGCCGATGCGCTGGAGGGCGTCTATGACGCGCTAGAGTCGGTCTCGCAGCGGGTGCTGCGCTCCTCCGTCAACGACGAGGCCGCCGCCGAGGCCCTGGCCGCCATCGCCCGCCAAGAAGACCTGAACTCGCGCATCCGCCGCAATGTGATGGACACCCGCCGCGCGATCAGCTTCATGATGCGCAGCCGCATGCTGGGCGCCGAGCAGTTCGAGGAGGCGCGCCAGATCCTGCGCGACATCGACTCGCTCGATTCGCACACAGCCTTCCTCTTCGACAAGATCAACTTCCTGATGGATGCCACCGTCGGCTTCATCAACATCAACCAGAACAAGATCATCAAGATCTTCTCGGTGGCCAGCGTCGCCTTCCTGCCGCCGACGCTGATCGCCAGCATCTACGGCATGAACTTCAAGGTGCTGCCCGAGCTGGACTGGTCGCTCGGCTACCCCTGGGCCCTGGGCCTGATGCTCGCCAGCGCCATCGCCCCCTTCCTCTACTTCAAGAAGCGGGGGTGGTTGGGGTGA
- a CDS encoding MFS transporter, with protein MSPLPPAAPSAAPPGTQRTVLRVVAAVVLLVLMFSLVSPVLAVRLQAQAHSAAAIGFVLMLPFATVACALPLLPRLFARFGPGPVLRAGLALETLATGLYLLSPDFRWVCAAGVLCGLGAAAAWNGTEALIAHHAPPAARGRWTGLYQTALGGALALGPFLPGLLGLGTQAALGLALAGQMGAVLMCLGPAVDALQASPPGAPARGSGWALRQRPGLVWCALVGGVFEAGLAALSAAQGAALGWSLGAATALAGVLGVGSFLLQYPAGHAADRVGARPLLAGAAALLLLATLPLALGAPAEPWLWPAVAAWGGVGGALYTLTMVRTAQAFASQSALAGTAAVIGGYTVGGAIGPLISGSLLDRAGLPGLASGLCLLALSVALLAWRERPAAGSAASGPAG; from the coding sequence GTGAGCCCGCTCCCGCCCGCCGCGCCATCCGCCGCGCCGCCCGGCACGCAGCGCACCGTGCTGCGCGTGGTGGCTGCCGTGGTGCTGCTGGTGCTGATGTTCAGCCTGGTCAGCCCGGTGCTGGCCGTGCGCTTGCAGGCCCAGGCCCACAGCGCGGCGGCCATCGGCTTCGTGCTGATGCTGCCCTTCGCGACCGTGGCCTGCGCGCTGCCGCTGCTGCCGCGGCTCTTCGCGCGCTTCGGCCCGGGGCCCGTCCTGCGCGCCGGCCTGGCGCTGGAGACCCTGGCCACCGGCCTCTACTTGCTCAGCCCCGACTTCCGCTGGGTCTGCGCGGCCGGCGTGCTCTGCGGCCTGGGCGCGGCGGCGGCCTGGAACGGCACCGAGGCCTTGATCGCCCACCATGCGCCGCCGGCCGCCCGCGGCCGCTGGACGGGGCTCTACCAGACGGCCCTGGGCGGCGCGCTGGCGCTCGGCCCCTTCCTGCCCGGCCTGCTCGGCTTGGGCACGCAGGCGGCGCTGGGCCTGGCCCTGGCGGGTCAGATGGGGGCGGTGCTCATGTGCCTGGGCCCTGCCGTCGATGCCCTGCAGGCCAGTCCGCCCGGTGCGCCGGCGCGCGGCAGCGGCTGGGCGCTGCGGCAGCGGCCGGGCCTGGTCTGGTGTGCGCTGGTGGGCGGCGTTTTCGAGGCCGGCCTGGCGGCGCTCTCGGCCGCCCAGGGCGCCGCCCTGGGCTGGAGCCTGGGCGCGGCCACCGCCCTGGCCGGCGTGCTGGGCGTGGGCAGCTTCCTGCTGCAATACCCGGCCGGGCATGCGGCCGACCGGGTCGGCGCCCGGCCGCTGCTGGCCGGCGCCGCCGCGCTGCTGCTGCTGGCGACCCTGCCGCTGGCCCTGGGCGCGCCGGCCGAGCCCTGGCTGTGGCCGGCGGTGGCGGCCTGGGGCGGCGTCGGCGGTGCGCTCTACACCCTGACGATGGTTCGCACCGCCCAGGCTTTCGCCAGCCAGTCGGCCCTGGCCGGCACGGCGGCGGTGATCGGCGGCTACACGGTCGGGGGGGCGATCGGCCCGCTGATCAGCGGCAGCCTGCTCGACCGGGCCGGCCTGCCCGGCCTGGCCAGCGGCCTGTGCCTGCTGGCGCTCAGCGTGGCCCTGCTGGCCTGGCGCGAGCGGCCGGCTGCCGGGTCCGCGGCCAGTGGCCCGGCGGGCTGA
- a CDS encoding NAD(P)/FAD-dependent oxidoreductase — MTRQTIAVVGAGLAGLRAAERLLDAGAQVTLLEKSRGPGGRCATRRSPVGPFDHGAGAFRARTPAFQAAVAAAATQGLLHAAPAGQRLLDLDPGPSDAPAWRGAPFMNAWPQALRERLVGRGLRLLTEATVRGLRRESTGWLLELAEEPARAALGDTRFDAVLLAVPAEQAVPLLQPHDPAQAALLAACRSEACITLMAAWSDPQPGGPHLLRPAEGPLALAFRQDAFDTGAADLAPTRWTAHARADWSLAAIDTPPEALLAPMLHALRDALGEAAPGGAPTHAAVHRWRYAQLLQAAAAPCGWSAALGLGSCGDGWLGSSEAAMPLDGLERAWLSAGALVDRVLGG; from the coding sequence ATGACGCGCCAGACGATCGCCGTGGTCGGTGCCGGCCTGGCCGGCTTGCGGGCTGCCGAGCGCCTGCTCGACGCCGGCGCGCAGGTCACCCTGCTGGAAAAGAGCCGCGGCCCCGGCGGCCGCTGCGCGACGCGGCGCAGCCCGGTGGGCCCCTTCGACCACGGGGCGGGCGCCTTCCGGGCCCGCACGCCGGCCTTCCAGGCCGCCGTGGCAGCGGCGGCAACCCAGGGCCTGCTGCATGCCGCACCGGCCGGCCAGCGGCTGCTCGACCTCGACCCCGGGCCTTCCGACGCCCCCGCCTGGCGCGGCGCGCCCTTCATGAACGCCTGGCCGCAGGCCTTGCGCGAGCGCCTCGTCGGCCGCGGCTTGCGGCTGCTGACCGAGGCCACCGTGCGCGGCCTGCGGCGCGAGTCCACCGGCTGGCTGCTTGAACTGGCCGAAGAGCCGGCCCGCGCCGCGCTGGGTGATACCCGCTTCGATGCCGTGCTGCTGGCCGTGCCAGCCGAGCAGGCGGTGCCCCTGCTTCAACCGCACGACCCGGCCCAGGCCGCCCTGCTGGCCGCCTGCCGCAGCGAGGCCTGCATCACCTTGATGGCCGCCTGGTCCGACCCCCAGCCCGGCGGCCCGCACCTGCTGCGGCCGGCCGAGGGCCCGCTGGCCCTGGCCTTCCGCCAGGACGCCTTCGATACCGGGGCCGCCGACCTCGCCCCGACCCGCTGGACCGCCCATGCCCGGGCCGACTGGAGCCTGGCCGCGATCGACACGCCGCCCGAGGCCTTGCTCGCGCCCATGCTGCACGCCTTGCGGGACGCCCTGGGCGAGGCCGCCCCCGGCGGCGCGCCGACGCATGCCGCCGTCCACCGCTGGCGCTACGCCCAGTTGCTGCAAGCCGCCGCGGCGCCCTGCGGATGGTCGGCCGCCCTCGGCCTGGGCAGTTGCGGCGACGGCTGGCTGGGCAGCTCCGAGGCTGCGATGCCGCTCGACGGCCTGGAGCGCGCCTGGCTCAGTGCCGGGGCCCTGGTCGATCGCGTGCTGGGCGGCTGA
- a CDS encoding nuclear transport factor 2 family protein has protein sequence MPVPGCADPRVQRIIEAFEALQPGDVERLDTLYTPDAVFKDPFNQVQGHAAIRAVFTHMFVALREPRFVVREAIVQGGQCFLVWDFLFHFRRFSPDLQTVHGGSHLRFAADGRIELHRDYWDAAEELYEKLPGVGALMRWLKRQANR, from the coding sequence ATGCCCGTCCCCGGCTGCGCGGACCCGCGCGTCCAACGCATCATCGAGGCCTTCGAAGCCCTGCAGCCGGGCGATGTCGAGCGGCTCGACACGCTCTACACGCCGGACGCCGTGTTCAAGGACCCCTTCAACCAGGTGCAGGGCCATGCGGCGATCCGTGCGGTCTTCACGCACATGTTCGTCGCGCTGCGCGAGCCGCGCTTCGTCGTGCGCGAAGCCATCGTCCAGGGCGGGCAGTGCTTCCTGGTCTGGGACTTCCTCTTCCACTTCCGCCGCTTCAGCCCGGACTTGCAGACCGTGCACGGCGGCAGCCACCTGCGCTTCGCGGCCGATGGCCGCATCGAGCTGCACCGCGACTACTGGGATGCGGCCGAAGAGCTCTACGAGAAGCTGCCCGGCGTGGGCGCGCTGATGCGCTGGCTCAAGCGCCAGGCCAATCGCTGA
- a CDS encoding SDR family NAD(P)-dependent oxidoreductase encodes MSLNPRLSDWQDRLVWLIGASSGIGRATASALHARGARVVVSARSREALDEFALQHPGAVALPFDATDREAMQSAAAAVKRLAAAGPRGTLDLAMYCAGHYKPQRATAFDLDEMLKHQQINVTGALHMLDALLPTLLAQGSGHLSLVASVAGYRGLPKALAYGPTKAALINLAQVLYLDLHARGLGVSLVNPGFVETPLTAQNTFTMPALLTPEQAAEAILRGWSEGRFEIHFPKRFTRVLKALGLLGDGAYFAAVRRATGG; translated from the coding sequence ATGAGCCTGAACCCCCGCCTGAGCGACTGGCAAGACCGTCTCGTCTGGCTGATCGGCGCCTCCAGCGGCATCGGCCGCGCCACCGCCAGCGCGCTGCATGCACGCGGCGCGCGCGTCGTCGTCTCGGCGCGCAGCCGCGAGGCGCTGGACGAATTCGCCCTCCAGCATCCGGGCGCCGTCGCCCTTCCCTTCGACGCGACCGACCGCGAGGCCATGCAGTCCGCGGCCGCGGCGGTCAAGCGCCTGGCGGCCGCCGGGCCGCGCGGCACGCTGGACCTGGCCATGTACTGCGCCGGCCACTACAAGCCGCAGCGCGCCACGGCCTTCGACCTCGACGAGATGCTCAAGCACCAGCAGATCAATGTGACGGGCGCGCTGCACATGCTCGATGCGCTGCTGCCCACGCTGCTGGCCCAGGGCAGCGGCCACCTCAGCCTGGTCGCCAGCGTGGCCGGCTACCGCGGCCTGCCCAAGGCCCTGGCCTACGGGCCGACCAAGGCGGCGCTGATCAACCTGGCCCAGGTGCTCTACCTGGACCTGCATGCGCGCGGCCTGGGCGTGTCCCTGGTCAACCCGGGCTTCGTCGAGACGCCGCTGACCGCCCAGAACACCTTCACCATGCCGGCCCTGCTCACGCCGGAGCAGGCGGCCGAGGCCATCCTGCGCGGCTGGTCGGAAGGCCGCTTCGAGATCCATTTCCCCAAGCGCTTCACCCGCGTGCTCAAGGCCCTGGGCCTGCTGGGCGACGGCGCCTACTTCGCGGCCGTACGGCGCGCCACCGGAGGCTGA
- a CDS encoding DUF3833 domain-containing protein yields the protein MNRTLPPAPDRRATLRRLGGLGLIGLGTLAGCASAPSPADYAAETPVLDLKRYFDGRVLAHGVFTDRGGKVKRRFTVTMDCRWDGPRGTLDERFAYSDGSTERRVWTVIDHGGGRYTGTAADVKGEAEGRAAGNALQWRYTLKLPVDGTVYEVQFDDWMYLIDDQVMLNKAVMSKFGIRLGEVTLAFHKPAAR from the coding sequence ATGAACCGCACGCTGCCCCCTGCGCCGGACCGGCGCGCCACCCTGCGCCGCCTGGGCGGCCTGGGCCTGATCGGCCTGGGCACCCTGGCCGGCTGCGCCAGCGCGCCGAGCCCGGCCGACTACGCCGCCGAAACCCCGGTGCTCGACCTCAAGCGCTACTTCGACGGCCGGGTGCTGGCCCACGGCGTGTTCACCGACCGCGGCGGCAAGGTCAAGCGCCGCTTCACGGTGACGATGGACTGCCGCTGGGACGGCCCGCGCGGCACGCTGGACGAGCGCTTTGCCTACAGCGACGGCAGCACCGAGCGCCGCGTCTGGACCGTGATCGACCACGGCGGCGGCCGCTACACCGGCACCGCCGCCGACGTGAAGGGCGAGGCCGAGGGCCGCGCCGCAGGCAATGCCCTGCAATGGCGCTACACGCTCAAGCTGCCGGTCGACGGCACGGTCTACGAGGTTCAGTTCGACGACTGGATGTACCTGATCGACGACCAGGTCATGCTGAACAAGGCGGTGATGAGCAAGTTCGGCATCCGTCTCGGCGAGGTCACCCTCGCCTTCCACAAGCCGGCCGCACGCTGA
- a CDS encoding MFS transporter — MPTPAHAPPLPGPAPAEGPRPPAEAAALRGAGPGLRYGLLGLPLAFVALPLYVLLPNHYAAAFGMPLGLLGGLLLATRLVDAVADPWIGRAVDRLFARSPRRAWAVAALAAFVLGAAFTGLFFPPVQGQNPLLAWAAAMLVLAYLGYSTVGVIHNAWGARLGGDAPGRARVVAWREGAALIGVVVASVLPSLAGLQAMTAVFLLALALGIGLLARAPQPQAPRGGPVAAVPLGLPWQVPAFRRLMLVFVLNGIASALPATLVLFFIRDRLQAPAWEPAFLAAYFLAGALSIPAWVRAVARYGLARAWQASMGLAIAAFSGAALLGAGDTTAFLIVCLASGLALGADLTLPAALLAGLIRRAGHGDRAEGAYFGWWAFATKLNLALAAGLALPLLGLLGYAPGAREPAALGALTLAYCLLPCLLKLLAAAALQRLIRLDENPAP; from the coding sequence ATGCCCACGCCCGCCCACGCCCCGCCCCTGCCCGGTCCTGCGCCGGCCGAGGGGCCGCGTCCGCCAGCGGAGGCTGCCGCCCTGCGTGGCGCCGGGCCGGGCCTGCGCTACGGCCTGCTCGGCCTGCCGCTGGCCTTCGTTGCCCTGCCGCTCTACGTGCTGCTGCCCAACCACTATGCGGCGGCCTTCGGCATGCCGCTGGGCCTGCTGGGCGGCCTGCTGCTGGCGACCCGGCTGGTCGATGCCGTCGCCGACCCCTGGATCGGCCGCGCCGTGGACCGGTTGTTCGCCCGGTCACCGCGCCGGGCCTGGGCCGTCGCGGCGCTGGCGGCCTTCGTCCTGGGCGCGGCCTTCACCGGCCTCTTCTTCCCGCCGGTGCAGGGCCAGAACCCGCTGCTGGCCTGGGCCGCGGCCATGCTGGTGCTGGCCTACCTGGGCTACAGCACGGTGGGCGTGATCCACAACGCCTGGGGCGCCCGCCTGGGCGGCGACGCGCCCGGCCGCGCGCGGGTGGTGGCCTGGCGCGAAGGCGCGGCCCTGATCGGCGTGGTGGTGGCCAGCGTGCTGCCCAGCCTGGCCGGCCTGCAAGCCATGACGGCCGTCTTCCTGCTGGCCCTGGCCCTGGGCATCGGCCTGTTGGCGCGCGCGCCGCAACCGCAGGCGCCGCGTGGTGGGCCGGTGGCGGCGGTGCCGCTGGGCCTGCCCTGGCAGGTGCCGGCCTTCCGGCGGCTGATGCTGGTCTTCGTGCTCAACGGCATCGCCAGCGCCTTGCCGGCGACGCTGGTGCTCTTCTTCATCCGAGACCGGCTGCAGGCCCCGGCCTGGGAGCCGGCCTTCCTGGCCGCCTACTTCCTGGCCGGCGCGCTGAGCATCCCGGCCTGGGTGCGGGCCGTCGCGCGCTACGGCCTGGCGCGGGCCTGGCAGGCCAGCATGGGGCTGGCGATCGCCGCCTTCTCGGGCGCGGCCCTGCTGGGCGCCGGCGACACCACGGCCTTCCTGATCGTCTGCCTGGCCAGCGGCCTGGCCCTGGGCGCCGACCTGACCCTGCCCGCCGCCCTGCTGGCCGGCCTGATCCGCCGCGCCGGCCACGGTGACCGGGCCGAGGGCGCCTACTTCGGCTGGTGGGCCTTCGCGACCAAGTTGAACCTGGCCCTGGCCGCCGGCCTGGCCCTGCCGCTGCTGGGCCTGCTGGGCTATGCGCCGGGCGCCCGCGAGCCGGCCGCCCTGGGCGCGCTGACCCTGGCCTACTGCCTGCTCCCCTGTCTGCTGAAGCTGCTGGCCGCGGCCGCGCTGCAGCGCCTGATCCGACTCGACGAGAACCCTGCCCCATGA
- a CDS encoding chalcone isomerase family protein — protein MTRPHPPRLANRRQLVLALAALGLGGLPGLGRAAAPAMPPEVARELPEARLVGQGRLRYFGLHIYDAELWAGPGFQAGEGEPGRQPLALVLRYARSLDGVKIAERSIEEMRGIGPFSAEQSASWLAFMREAFPDVKDGDRLTGLLRPGEGAAFTFNGSPRASLRDADFARLFFGIWLAPASSQPKLRRSLLGLDR, from the coding sequence ATGACGCGCCCCCACCCGCCCCGTCTTGCGAACCGCCGCCAGCTTGTGCTGGCGCTGGCCGCCCTGGGCCTGGGCGGCCTGCCCGGGCTGGGCCGCGCGGCAGCCCCCGCAATGCCGCCCGAGGTGGCGCGCGAGCTGCCCGAGGCGCGGCTGGTCGGCCAGGGCCGCCTGCGCTACTTCGGCCTGCACATCTACGACGCCGAACTCTGGGCCGGCCCCGGCTTCCAGGCCGGCGAGGGCGAGCCTGGCCGCCAGCCCCTGGCCCTGGTGCTGCGCTACGCCCGCAGCCTCGATGGCGTCAAGATCGCCGAACGCTCGATCGAGGAGATGCGCGGCATCGGCCCCTTCAGCGCCGAGCAGTCGGCGAGCTGGCTGGCCTTCATGCGCGAGGCCTTTCCCGACGTGAAGGACGGCGATCGCCTGACCGGCCTGCTGCGCCCCGGCGAGGGCGCGGCCTTCACCTTCAACGGCAGCCCGCGCGCCAGCCTGCGCGATGCGGACTTCGCCCGGCTCTTCTTCGGCATCTGGCTTGCGCCGGCCAGCTCCCAGCCCAAGCTGAGACGCAGCCTGCTCGGGCTCGACCGCTGA